The genomic region TACGACGAAGGACTAGATCTATTAGAATTCACAGGTCCATGCGGTAAAGATTACTGATAGTACCCCTAAAAATAATATTTTAGTGGATCGCGCTGGGATCAGATCTCAAAGTGACACCCGTTTCTTCGATCAGTGGTTTATCAATCCTTTTGCCACTAGACCCTGACACGAGATCAGGCCCGGCTAGTGTTGGGGAGTGACTTGCACCAAGGGTATCAAACAAAATCGCCTTTTGATCAAAGCTTCTTATGAATTCGACGTTTACAATCTGGCTATGACCAGCAACTTTAAGAGCTTTGACTCCGTCACGGTGTGAGCGGATTTTGCACACAGAAAGACCTTCGGAGTTCGTGTTTGTGCAAATGAGACTATTGATTCCCATTTGAATATTTTGATCAAAAGCCACAGGCCTATTTGAGATGGGATGCCCTGAGTGATCTAGGATTTTAAGAGTCAGGGTCAACTCTGAAAAGCCATCGGCGATAGCTGTAGTCGATGAAACAACATTGATTTGAGGTAAAGAGGGGTTAGTTCTACCTCCACCGTTAACGAAATCAGTAACGATTTTGGTACAAGAAGTAATTCCCAAGAAGAGGCAAAGCAAAAGTATTCTGCAAAGACCGTGTCCCATTTTTGCCTTATCGGAGAAATAGAGAATATATTGAAACAAAAAAATAATTAGCCAATAGTGATTTTAATATCTAAAAAACGGCAGATGTAAAAGAGCATGGGTAGGCTAGGGTAACGTCGCGACTGCTCGATTGTTTTTAGGGTACTTAGGCCAATATTGAGTTGTTCTGCAAGTTCTTCCTGAGAAAGGTTCAAACGTTCGCGTTTTTTCTGAATTTTTCGAGCAATACCTCGCAACTGTTTATCTGCATCAATTTGAAATCTTTGGGGAATTCCCTCAAGTCTTTTGCTGACCATAATCATAATGGCAACATGAGGTTACTAATAGTAACAGCGACTATTAGTAACCTTTTTTACAGGACTAATAAATGCTCGAAAGAATGTTAATAAATCAAAAATGTTTGTGGTTGAATTTGCCTTGAGTGAGTGAAAGACGGTGGAATATCTCACTAGGGTCAGATCTATAAACGCGCCCCATATGTGACAAATGGTGTAAGTGAACCGCTTTTTTTTTATTCGAGGTCTTAGAGCGTCCATCCGAGTTGAAGCAACGCGTCTTTTATGGGCAGGCCAGCTTCAAGTCTCAGATTTTAATAAAATCCCAATATGGGATTTTGACGCAGAGCTTGGATCTCGGGTAGGTTGCTTTTGAAATGCAAACTCCACTGAACGCATCAGAAGAAAATCTCGAACGTCTTAACGGAATTGTTGAGCGAGTGACCTTTCATAATCCAGAGAATGGATGGACTGTACTTAAAGTGTCTTCGTTTCGCGATCCCGGTCGAATGATTACTGTGTTAATTCATCAGGTGAAGGTCTTTGCAGGATCGACAATGGAGTTTTTGGGATCATACAATTATCATCCAAAATATGGAGAGCAGTTCAAGGCTGTTCGAGCCGTGGAGAAAAAACCGGCGTCGGCAGCGGCTCTTGAAAAGTATCTTGGGTCTGGTCTTATTCGTGGCGTAGGTCCCGCAACCGCTAAGAGAATCGTCGGTCACTTTAAAGACCGGACTTTGGAAGTTTTTGAGGACGACATTGACGAGTTAATGAGAGTTCCAGGAATTGCCGAGAAAAAACTTGAACAGATAAAAACCTCATGGGCAGAGCATAGAGCTATCCGTGATGTTATGATTTTCTTACAGGGCTACGGTATCAGTACGCTTTTTGCTACAAAAATTTACAAAACTTATGGTGATCAGGCGATACGAATTGTTTCGGAGAATCCTTATCGGTTGGCACACGATATTTACGGCATTGGTTTTTTTTCTGCTGACAAAATTGCATTGGCAATGGGATTTGAAAGAACCGGAGAGCTTCGGATCGAGGCGGGCATTAAACATGTGCTGGCGGGGAGTCGCGACGAGGGTCATTGCTATTTGACGGAGGCACAGATTTTCAGTGGTTCGGTAGAGCTTTTGCGTGAAAAAATAGAAATCGAAAGAATTCAGGGCGTTCTGAACAAACTGCACCACACCGATCAAATAAAAAAAAGACGGTTACCGAGCATCGGCGAAGTCTCGTCAGACTGTCACTATTCTAAGGGCTTATATTTTGACGAAATGACGACAGCTCATCTTATCAGACATTTTTTAGCCTCGAAAACCACTATCGATCCGCAGCGGATTGATGCTTGGGTTTCAAGATACTGTGAAAAACACGAAATTAAATTAAGCGACGAGCAAAGAGCGGCTGTTTCTGAAATACCAAAATACTCTTTTTCAATTCTGACGGGTGGCCCCGGTTGTGGAAAAACAACATGCACGAAAGTTTTAGTGGCACTTCTTAAGGCCATGAAGAAAGAAGTGATTCTTGCGGCGCCCACTGGCCGAGCCGCCCAACGGATGACCGAAGTGATAGGCTTTGAATCTAAAACGATTCATCGCTTGCTGGAATGGGCACCGGATAAAGGCGGATTTAAGAAAACTGAGGAAAATCCCCTATCGGTTGATTTTTTAATTGTAGATGAGACTTCGATGTTAGACATCAGTCTCGCGTCAAGTCTTCTCAAAGCAGTTCCCAGTGAGGCGCAGATTTTATTTATCGGTGACCCCGATCAACTCCCTGCCGTAGGGGCAGGTGACGTTCTGGCCGATCTTTTGAGGGCAGAGAATGTTCCTCGATTCCGTTTGACGAAAGTATTTCGCCAGGCTCAAGCATCCTCTATTATTCGCTTCGCCCATGAAATTAACGCCGGTCAGATTCCAAAAATAATTTCTCCGCTGGCTCATTCTAAAGCTTTTACTGAAGGGCATGATTGCTTATTCGTCGATGCGGACGAGGCTACTCAAGATCAGATTACTTTTTTAAGGAGAACTAAATTCGCAATTGAGAAAACCCTCGACCAGAACGAAAAGCATCTGCTTAAGTCCGGTGACGCTTGGATAGGTCGGTTGCAAAAAACATCCAGTGGCTTAGAGGTGGATTCGCTTTACCGGCCCGAAAACGTGAATGAACAAAGTGTGCGCGAGTCTGTACTTGTGATTCCAGAAAAATTTAAACATGTCGATTTGGTAAAATTGGCGCAGGCCGAAAAAGAGCATTTGGAACTTATGGAAATTTTAAAATCGTTTCATCCCTGGTCTTCGCTGCACTATGGACTGAGTGCCGCTCAGACGGTGATTAGGCTTTATACGAAAACTATTCCGGAGTGGTTTGGAGGTCGGGCAGAAATTCAGGTGCTCACTCCCCAGGTGCGCGGCAGTGTCGGCTCCCTGAGTCTTAATGAAGCTTTACAGGCCGCGAACAATCCTGAAGCTCCGGGAAAATGTCAGGTTCAGTTTGGCGGTCGCATTTTGCGTGAAGGTGATCGCGTCATTCAGACACGGAACAATTACGATCTCGGGGTTTTTAATGGCGACATCGGCGTGATTACTAAAGTTGATGCGGAAGAAGTGGGTTGCGAGGTACTTTTCGGCGGTGGTGACCAGCGGCGGATTCAATATGAAAAAGATAACTTGGGAGAGTTGTCTTTAGCTTACGCCGTCACAATTCACAAGAGCCAAGGGTCGGAATTTCAAGTGGTAATAATTCCCGTTTTAGGCCAACATTTTAATATGCTATTTCGCAATTTGATTTACACCGGACTTACGAGAGCCAAAAAGCTGGCTATATTTGTCGGCTCAAGAAAGGCGTTTGCTATGGCCGTAGGCCAAATTGATAATCGCCAACGGCAAACAGCTCTTACCGAGCTCTTATCTAAGAGCCCATAGTTGTTTTATTAAAAACGAATTATTTATAAAATTAAGTGGCGAGGGTAGATAAAAAAATTGACTGGAGCGACAGCCATGCCATCCGAGACGTGGTAGAAAAACTACGACAGATTAGCGAGCGGTTTTTCCGAGAATGGGGACCAGATATATGGAAAGTAGGGGCTAGCCAACATTCACAAGTGCTCTAATACTATTTAAAAATATACAGTTTAAAATATAATGAAATTTTCATCAGCTTTTGATATTTATTCTGTGTTCACAATGTAAAATCTTCAGTTTATCTTGCAAACTCGATTTGTTTAATATCATATTACATTTCGTAACGTATTATATGGTTGCGATGGACCGGCCAAGTACCTTGATTTCAGGGGGATAATAAGGAGAGGAACTATAAGAAACAGCTTATTGTTCCATCGATGGACCACCAAATTGTCGCAAGCATGTGTCCCGTAATTAAGAGATTCAACAGTTTAGCCTTCTTTAGTAGTGAACCTGTCTTTTATAATCGGTCCATTTATAGACCACTTATTGAAGTTTTTGCTTTGGAAACTAATATTTCAACCTTACGAGTTGGCATTAGAGTTGCTCTAACGAACGGATGATAACATGGAGCCTTGTTTGAAATATAAAATTTTAATCGCTGATGACAACATATTAACACTAGAGACATTCAAGTACCAACTCCGTAATTATACGAACGTTGAACCATTGTTTATAAATTCAGCTAAAGAGTCTTGGCAGGCTGTTAAATCAGATCCATACGGATTCGCAGCAGTCGTCCTAGATTTTCATTTTGAGGAAGAAAATATCAATGGTGCTGAATTGGCAATTCAAATGTTTCAGAAGAATCCTAAGTTACCAATTATAATATGTACAGGTGACGAATCATCCGCACCTGCAATCATAAGCCTACGAGCGAGAGTTAAAGATTTTGTCGCTAAAGATGATATAGACGGCTTTACCCGAGCTTTAGACAAGTGTTTATTGGAGTACGATGAATTGATACGGGGGATTGGTGATTCTAACTTATCAGTAAAAAACAGACTGCAAGAAAATGAGCAATTTATGAGTAGCCTAGGGATTATTGGCAGATCAGAGAGCATGAGGCAAGTTTGCGAAGTCATTGACCGAGTAAAGGACGACAAAGCGACTGTTTTGGTTAGAGGTGAGTCTGGTACAGGCAAAGAGGTTGTTGCCCGTGCTCTGCACTACAGCTCTTGTCGTAAAAGCAATTCGTTTATCGCAATTAATTGCGCCGCCATTCCAGCGGCACTTCTTGAGAGTGCATTATTTGGACATGAAAAAGGTTCTTTTACTGGAGCTGATAGTCGGAGAATTGGATTCTTCGAGCAAGCCCATAAAGGAACTCTTTTTTTAGATGAAATTGCAGAGTTGCCTTTTGACCTTCAAGCAAAGTTACTAAGAGCTATAGAGGATGAAACGTTTTACTCAGTAGGTGGCAAAAGCGAGATAAAGGTTGATGTTCGAATTATTGCAGCCACTAATGTTGATCTTAAGAAGGCTATTCAGGAGAAGAAGTTTAGGGAAGATCTCTACTATCGTTTACACGTAGTGCCGCTAGAACTTCCTCCGCTTCGAGATAGACCGGAAGACATTGAGCCTTTAGTTTCCTGCTTCCAAAAAAAATACCGAGGAAAGACTGAGAAGAGAATTCTTTACAGAACTTTAGAAAATTTAAAATCTTATGATTGGCCAGGTAACGTG from Bdellovibrionales bacterium harbors:
- a CDS encoding sigma-54 dependent transcriptional regulator yields the protein MKYKILIADDNILTLETFKYQLRNYTNVEPLFINSAKESWQAVKSDPYGFAAVVLDFHFEEENINGAELAIQMFQKNPKLPIIICTGDESSAPAIISLRARVKDFVAKDDIDGFTRALDKCLLEYDELIRGIGDSNLSVKNRLQENEQFMSSLGIIGRSESMRQVCEVIDRVKDDKATVLVRGESGTGKEVVARALHYSSCRKSNSFIAINCAAIPAALLESALFGHEKGSFTGADSRRIGFFEQAHKGTLFLDEIAELPFDLQAKLLRAIEDETFYSVGGKSEIKVDVRIIAATNVDLKKAIQEKKFREDLYYRLHVVPLELPPLRDRPEDIEPLVSCFQKKYRGKTEKRILYRTLENLKSYDWPGNVRELENIVESMFVLSRTDEIGPENLPSYLLSSIREPSSDFTVSYDVDYPTFKREALSYLQQKENDFLITKMGQIRSLRKAADFLKIPKTTLLRKLSALGYEGADELINKESL
- a CDS encoding helix-turn-helix domain-containing protein; amino-acid sequence: MIMVSKRLEGIPQRFQIDADKQLRGIARKIQKKRERLNLSQEELAEQLNIGLSTLKTIEQSRRYPSLPMLFYICRFLDIKITIG
- a CDS encoding AAA family ATPase, producing the protein MQTPLNASEENLERLNGIVERVTFHNPENGWTVLKVSSFRDPGRMITVLIHQVKVFAGSTMEFLGSYNYHPKYGEQFKAVRAVEKKPASAAALEKYLGSGLIRGVGPATAKRIVGHFKDRTLEVFEDDIDELMRVPGIAEKKLEQIKTSWAEHRAIRDVMIFLQGYGISTLFATKIYKTYGDQAIRIVSENPYRLAHDIYGIGFFSADKIALAMGFERTGELRIEAGIKHVLAGSRDEGHCYLTEAQIFSGSVELLREKIEIERIQGVLNKLHHTDQIKKRRLPSIGEVSSDCHYSKGLYFDEMTTAHLIRHFLASKTTIDPQRIDAWVSRYCEKHEIKLSDEQRAAVSEIPKYSFSILTGGPGCGKTTCTKVLVALLKAMKKEVILAAPTGRAAQRMTEVIGFESKTIHRLLEWAPDKGGFKKTEENPLSVDFLIVDETSMLDISLASSLLKAVPSEAQILFIGDPDQLPAVGAGDVLADLLRAENVPRFRLTKVFRQAQASSIIRFAHEINAGQIPKIISPLAHSKAFTEGHDCLFVDADEATQDQITFLRRTKFAIEKTLDQNEKHLLKSGDAWIGRLQKTSSGLEVDSLYRPENVNEQSVRESVLVIPEKFKHVDLVKLAQAEKEHLELMEILKSFHPWSSLHYGLSAAQTVIRLYTKTIPEWFGGRAEIQVLTPQVRGSVGSLSLNEALQAANNPEAPGKCQVQFGGRILREGDRVIQTRNNYDLGVFNGDIGVITKVDAEEVGCEVLFGGGDQRRIQYEKDNLGELSLAYAVTIHKSQGSEFQVVIIPVLGQHFNMLFRNLIYTGLTRAKKLAIFVGSRKAFAMAVGQIDNRQRQTALTELLSKSP